Proteins from one Sarcophilus harrisii chromosome 2, mSarHar1.11, whole genome shotgun sequence genomic window:
- the LOC100915987 gene encoding LOW QUALITY PROTEIN: olfactory receptor 1J1-like (The sequence of the model RefSeq protein was modified relative to this genomic sequence to represent the inferred CDS: inserted 3 bases in 2 codons; deleted 1 base in 1 codon): MEKENKTGISEFLLLGFPIRPQHHXAFYILFLSMYLTTLFGYLLIILLIRLDSHLHSPIYFFLSHLAFIDVCFSSVTTPKMLLNMRSWSQTIPYSGCISQTYFFIFFTDLDSFLLTAMAYDRYVAICYPLHYITVMSQSLCSLLVVGFWILSCAGLXLTFCEDNIIAHYFCDLGALLKLSCSNISLNELAIITVGVAVIMIPLICVLVSYIRIVATVLKIPSMKGICKALSTCGSHLSVVSLYYGTIMGQYFSPSSSNSNIKEIIFAMMYTVVTPMLNPFIYSLRNRNMKGALKRILNRRMFSSQ; this comes from the exons ATGGAGAAGGAGAATAAGACAGGTATCTCTGAATTCCTCCTCCTTGGATTTCCTATCAGGCCACAGCATC GTGCTTTCTACATTCTCTTCCTGAGCATGTATCTCACCACATTGTTTGGGTACCTGCTTATCATCTTGCTGATCAGACTGGACTCTCACCTTCACAGTCCCATATATTTCTTCCTCAGTCACTTGGCCTTTATT GATGTCTGTTTCTCATCAGTGACTACCCCAAAGATGCTGTTGAACATGCGATCATGGAGCCAGACTATTCCCTACAGTGGTTGCATCTCACAGacatatttcttcatattcttcacTGATCTGGATAGCTTCCTGCTCACTGCAATGGCTTATGATCGCTATGTTGCCATTTGCTACCCTCTCCATTATATAACTGTCATGAGCCAAAGTCTCTGTAGCTTGCTGGTGGTTGGATTCTGGATTCTCTCCTGTGCCGGCTT ACTGACCTTTTGTGAAGATAATATCATAGCTCACTACTTCTGTGACTTGGGTGCTTTGCTCAAGCTATCCTGTTCAAATATCTCCCTCAATGAACTAGCGATAATCACTGTAGGGGTAGCAGTCATTATGATTCCATTAATATGTGTCCTTGTCTCTTACATTCGTATTGTTGCCACTGTCCTGAAGATCCCTTCTATGAAGGGGATCTGCAAAGCCTTGTCCACCTGTGGCTCACATCTTTCTGTAGTGTCTTTGTATTATGGGACAATCATGGGCCagtatttttccccctcttccagtaattcaaatatcaaagaaatcatttttgcTATGATGTATACAGTGGTGACTCCCATGCTGAACCCCTTCATTTACAgtctaagaaatagaaatatgaagGGTGCTTTGAAAAGGATCCTCAATAGAAGAATGTTCTCCTCTCAGTAA